The Numida meleagris isolate 19003 breed g44 Domestic line chromosome 17, NumMel1.0, whole genome shotgun sequence genomic interval CCAAAGGCCACGCACGTTCTCCGTGGGGCagtggctgtgggcagggcgTGGCAGCCGAGCCTCGTGCTGAGCCGTGGAGGGCACCCGCCCCCCAGGACAGGACACAGAGCTGCTCGCTCCAGGCCTCATAGTTTGCAGGACATAGGTGGAGGCCGCAGTGGAACCGAGCAGCCCCCTCGTGCTCCTGCCACCGCGCAGCATCCGGTCCGGAGCATCCGAGGCCTTTGCTCGTGGAACGTGGCCCGTGCCCACCACGAGGCCCAAGCGCGAGGCCAGACCCAGCTGCCGCACACCGCCGCGACATGTCCGCGCTACGTCACACGCCCACGCTCCGCTCCGCAGGGGAAGCGCGCACCGGAAGAAACGCTTCCACTTCCGGTTAGGGTCAGAAGGCGGCGGACACGGCCCAGTCAGAATCCACCACGCGCGTCTCCCCCGTGCGCAGGCGCAGTGCCCCCAGCCGGGACCGCCCCACTGCCACGTTCGACGCCAGACGGCCGCGCGAGACAGAGGCGCCGGCCAATGGCGGCCGACTCAGCGGGGAAGAAGACCAATGGAGGACCGCGAGAAGAGAGCGAGGCCGGCGGCCAATCCGCGGCGGCGGGAGGGGGGCGTGTCCAACAGGCCGACCAATGGGAGCCGCGTGACCGCCCGGGCGCCGTACCAAGCCAATGacaggcggcggcggcgccaGCGCGGCGCGACCAATGGGacgcggcggcggcgggaggcgggTTTATAAGGAAGGCGGCGCCGGCAGCCGCACGCCCGTCCCGGCCCGTCCCGTCTCTGCGCCGCCATGGCCGTGGTGCGGCTGCGCGCGATCGTAGCGCTGCTCTGCTTCGTGCCGCCGCTCGGCCTCGCGGAGGCCCCGGAGGAGGAGGACGGCGTCCTGGTGCTGCGCGCCTCCAACTTCGAGCAGGCCCTGGCGGAGCACCGCCACCTGCTCGTGGAGTTCTGTGAGTGCGGCCGGGACGGGCGGGGCCGGGATGGAGGAGCGGCGGAACGGGCCGAGCTGGGCTGGGGGCGGCGGAGCGGGCGGGCGGTCGGGGCGGCGGGTCGGGAGGCGCCGTGCCCGCGGCCCCGCTGACTGCCGCCCCGCAGACGCGCCGTGGTGCGGCCACTGCAAGGCGCTGGCCCCGGAGTACGCGAAGGCGGCGGCGCAGCTGAAGGCGGAGGGCTCGGAGATCCGCCTGGCCAAGGTGGACGCCACGGAGGAGGCGGAGCTGGCGCAGCAGTTCGGCGTGCGCGGGTACCCCACCATCAAGTTCTTCCGCAACGGGGACAAGACCGCGCCCCGCGAGTACACAGGTGAGCGGCGCGAGCAGCGACGTGGCAGCGGCCCTTGCTCCGTCCCCCCGCGCACGTGGCGCCGCGGCACCGCGCCGGGAGCGGACAAAGGTCCGCGGGGCCGTcccggggcggcggggccgggtgGGGCGCGGGGAGGCCCCGGGGTGAAGCGGCGCGGGGAATCGCTGCTGTGCGGGAGCCCAGGGCGGTTCCAGCCCCCCGGCTTCACGCCACGAAGTGGAAaaatggggggagggggagttgAGTGAAGGGGTGGACGGAGCTGATGACAAAAGGGTGACCACGCTGAGAGTTACTGAGCATTGCGAGCACTGAGCTGTAGCGTTTTGGGCTGTGGGAGTGAGGTGCAGCATGGGGAATTTGGAAGGTGGCATGTTTCTGAGAAGCAGCACCGGTTTCTTGGAGAAGTGCTGTTGCTGATGCTCAGAGTTTAAAACATGCTtgggctggagcagctgtgggagggACGGGCTCCTGAGATCCCTTGTACCTTGACTTAACAGTAATGAGGGGATTTAATTATGCTGGGAGTGAAAGAAGCAGTTGTGTAAATGACCTCAGCTCTTTGTGAGctgtcagcctgctgctgggaacTTGGGGTTGTGCGCTCTTAAGCTGAGGCAGAAGTGAATCGGTGTTCTTACCTTTCTGGTGTAGCTGGTAGAGAAGCAGATGATATTGTCAGCTGGCTGAAGAAGCGCACGGGCCCGGCTGCCACTACCCTgacagatgctgctgcagcGGAGACGTTGGTGGATTCCCATGAAGTGGTTGTGATTGGTTTCTTTAAGGTAGAGTTTATGCTTCTGTTCCAGAGGGTCTCATGTCTGCTTGGGACCTTCCCTGCTTTCTGCCCTTTGGGACCTGACAGCTGGGGAAGGCTCATATATTGTGAAACACTTGCTGTCCTGCCTTACTTGATCTTCAGGTTCTCTGGCTGGTGAGCCCTGGGATGTTTATGCTGTAGTTCAACGTGTTCTGTATGAAACACCTTCCTTTATTCTCCAGGATGTGACATCAGATGCTGCGAAGGAGTTTTTGTTGGCAGCAGAATCTGTGGATGACATTCCTTTTGGGATTTCTTCCAGTGCTGACGTCTTCTCCAAGTACCAGCTTAGCCAAGATGGAGTGGTCCTCTTCAAGAAGGTACCCGACAGCTCAAATGTGAACACCACACCTGAGTCATCTTCTATTGAAATAGAGAGTTTAATCCAAATGAGGATGCTCCTGAATGAAACTGAAAGATTCTATCCTGTCTAGGAATTTCCAAACCTCAGAGCTCATGGGGAAAGGGGAAGGCAGAGCCCGCAGCCATGTTCTGGGGCAGCAGAGCGCTGAGTCCCTTGGCAGGGTGCAGTGGTCAGGGGTGAGGCTCTTGCTCAGTAGAGGGCAGTCTTGTTGGTCTGCTGGCCATGCGTTACCTTCAGGAGGCTGTTGGACTTTGCATCCGAAAGGTTTCTTCACTCTCACTTTTGTTTCTTGAGTATCTGGCTGCAGTGCAGTAATGGTCAGCATGAGCTCTAAAATATTTATGGCTGTAGCTTTTACTGTGCCCTGTGTCCCACACCCCTCACTGAACTTTGAAGGTCTTTAAACAGGGTGACAGCCAAGGTTTTGGTGACTTGCCATGGTATCTTGTTTGATTATGGCTTAGCAAAGTTGCTTTCAACACACCTGTTATTGATCCCTGCTACTTTCAAGATGTGTTCTGCCTCCCATTGCTTTGAGTTTCACTGCGTAGTGATTATGGTGAAGTTCCTAAGAGGATTTACAGTTTCAGCTGATGAGGTTGGGGCAGTTGCATTTCATGCAACGGGATGCTGGCAGTCTATGGAATGAGAAATAAACTTAGTGACATCTTTCACCTGTTAAAATTCAAGTCACAGGGATCAAGTCTAGATTGGAGAAGACAAGTAGAGATTCCTTGGATGTGGTGGCATTGCATGCTTGGATGCAGCAAGGCAGAGGGGAAAGCTGCTTTGTGTTCAGACTGATTAAGTCTGTAACCTAATCACAGTTGTCACTCTGACCAGTCTGactgaagacaggctgaaggattTAATGACTTCagtctttcttccttcagctaaaatagcatttttcttttcactgcacCTCTGAAGGCGTAGTTCTTACATTCATGGTGTTAGAGGCCTGTATACTGTAAGCCAGAGGTTCCTCAGATCAGTGTGGCTGAGAGTGGAAGTGGGTTATCTGGCTAACAAGTTCAAGATGTTAGTTTCTTACAAAAGGGAAGCTGGGATTGGGGGAGAAGTGTTCTTGGCTGACGTACTGCTTGCACTTGCTCTTGCTGTGCAGCTTACAGTGTGCATCCCTCTGTCCTCTATTCAAGGCTCATGCTAGGCTGAAATGGATTTGTGCAGGTTTGattttgtgctatttttctAACTCTTAGCTCCTGCAAGTTCTGTTACTGCTAATACTTTTTCAGGGTTCTCAGTAGTGGCACCATTTTAATAGTGAAGAAATTTTCAAGCTGTATTTCACATCAGTGTAGTTAACTCAGATACGTGTTTGTGGCAGCTTTTATGTTGTGTGTTGGAAGAGGAGGAGCCTTGGAGCCTCATGCTCCTGAGCCAGCATgagctggaggtgctgcagaatgtcttctgtgcagaagaaagaaggcaagATCGCTTTCAGCATTTGAGCATTACCTTGTTCTTGTTTCAGGGCTCCTGTGGTAGTGCCTTGAGAGTTCTAAAACGCATCTAGTCTCCCCTAAAACCAAGGTGAAAATGAACGCCAGTGAAAACCAAATGTGGGGGTCTAAGTGCTGCTTTTGTGCCAGCAGTGCTAGTTTTAGACTTCAGCTCAGCTTCCTGTGGTTAACTGAGTCTAAGAAGGGTGTTTAGGCCCTTGTGGTTCATTACCTTATTGTCTGTGTATATCATCCAGACTTGAAAAGACCCTCAAACAGCCGCCACTCTGAAGGTGTCAAGGCGTGCAATGCTCTGGGATGTACTAATTAGAAGTGTGTTGTGTTTTGCTCAGCTTTTCAGCTGTGGCTGTTAAACTTCTGCTCGAGGAAGTACATCTCAGTCCACTGTCTTGTCTCTCAGTAACTTGAGAGCTGCTTTGTGTTGTCCTGCACATCCTCTGTAACCTTGATGCTCCTCTAGAGCTGTTCCCTTTCCAGGCTGCCAGAGTGGGTTCTGAGAATCCTGGTCAGGCATGCAGGTGCTGCCGAATTTAAAAAAGGATTTGGCACCTGTAGTGCAGTGCATGTATTAAACATGTGGTGTTGTCTCTAACAATAGAGGCTGAACCACCCCTGCAGAGCTGAGTAAACTGCTATTTACTTCCACGGCACGGTGGGTTTTGCTGTCAGACTTCTCACAGCACTGTCTGGTTAATTACGTGTACTCTGCTAACTCCTGTGCAGAATGCTGTCCCTGCTCTGGTAGCTCCTCACTGGTCTATAATGCTTTCAGCAATGCTGTAAGGCAGCTATTAAAAGTTCTCAGTGACCTATTTCACGAATTGTTTCATGGCTGTGTAAAGCAATGCGAAGACAGAGGTTGAATGTCTTGTTGCCACTAACCTTTCGCTGCTAGCGGTGATTTGGGGGTTTGCTTGCTGGGAGGAAGAGTGCATTGATCCAGATACTGTGAAAATGTGGTGACCTTGTTGAGAGATGGAAATGTGCTCAGTGAGCTGAGATCACTGAGGCAGTGATTCTGATGCAAATGTATTCACTTCTTGAAAGAGGATGTACAGAAAATAGTAGTGCCCTAATGCAAGAATatatctgtttttcagtttgacGAAGGTCGTAACAACTTTGAAGGGGATCTAACAAAAGATAacttgctgaacttcatcaAGTCTAATCAGTTGCCTCTTGTCATAGAGTTTACTGAGCAGGTGGGTATTCAGATGTGTGAGACCTCTGTCCATAGTCACTAAATGCATGTCATGACATTAATAATACGGATTGTGTGCTGTTTTATGCTGGAGCTGATGCTGGTTTAAGGAGTGATCTAACTGCTTATGCTAGAGCTCAGTTGAGTGAGGGAAGAACACAAGGAAAGGAGGTGTAAGCTTGCTGTTCAAAGCAGTCCTGTAGTACTTCACTTGTGTGATATAGTGAGAATGGCAGTGCcaagctttgttttcagttcagttttttaTTCCCCAGACCGCTCCTAAAATCTTTGGAGGAGAGATCAAGACACACATTCTGCTGTTCTTACCAAAAAGCGTGTCTGATTATGAAGGGAAATTGGACAACTTcaaggctgcagctggaaacTTCAAAGGGAAGGTAAGGTGGATTTCTTGGACTACGAATTAAGTGACTACCTCCTGCAGAACTGTCTGCCTGTATCCAATTAAATGTGGAAGACGACTGGAAGCATCACTTGCCACAACAGTGATGCCAAGTCTGCATGCAAGTTGCTTGAAGCGTTGAAGCTCTAGCATGCATTCTGTCATCTCCCTGGCTTTGAGAAGGAAGAGGCTGACTTAGCTactgtgtgtgtgagtgtaTTGATATGTCTGTGCATGAGTGATGAACGTGTGAGCGAGAAGTGTAATTAGTCAAAAGGTCTTTACCTCTTtgcctcttcttcctccaaagATCCTGTTCATCTTCATAGACAGCGACCACAGTGATAATCAAAGGATTTTGGAGTTTTTTGGcctaaagaaagaagaatgtcCAGCTGTACGTTTGATAACACTAGAAGAAGAAATGACCAAGTACAAACCTGAATCAGATGACCTCACAGCAGACAAGATCAAGGAATTCTGCAATAAATTCCTGGAGGGCAAGATCAAGGTAACAAAGATGAATGCTACCTGTGAAGAGTTGTCTGAAATGTTGTTTGTAAGGAGAAAATCTTTCCAACTAAAATATATAATGTCTTGCATGCTTCATGCTAAGAAACAAAGGGTAATACAGCTGGGGCATGAAGACTGTAGTAAAGCAGATGTAACATCTGGTCCCTAGTACAATTGGTGTCTGCTCTTCCTGCTTCTTAAAGGAGTGGGGCTATTTATCtggctgctcctgccagcaAACCTCAGTCCTATGAGAATAACACTAGCAACAATATTCTTGTCAGAGCTAATCTGGAGTTCTTCCCATGCATAAGCACCTGTTTCCCCACTTATTGAGGGTGGGGAGTAGAATTCCTGTaaacagaaaaagtgaaagattCATCGGATTTAGAGTCTGAAGCACTTTGGGCTATGGCTGGACTCAGGTCTTCCAGTCTGTGGTACATACTCATTCCAAGTAGCTGTAGAGCAGACTGCATCTCTAAATTTCA includes:
- the P4HB gene encoding protein disulfide-isomerase; this translates as MAVVRLRAIVALLCFVPPLGLAEAPEEEDGVLVLRASNFEQALAEHRHLLVEFYAPWCGHCKALAPEYAKAAAQLKAEGSEIRLAKVDATEEAELAQQFGVRGYPTIKFFRNGDKTAPREYTAGREADDIVSWLKKRTGPAATTLTDAAAAETLVDSHEVVVIGFFKDVTSDAAKEFLLAAESVDDIPFGISSSADVFSKYQLSQDGVVLFKKFDEGRNNFEGDLTKDNLLNFIKSNQLPLVIEFTEQTAPKIFGGEIKTHILLFLPKSVSDYEGKLDNFKAAAGNFKGKILFIFIDSDHSDNQRILEFFGLKKEECPAVRLITLEEEMTKYKPESDDLTADKIKEFCNKFLEGKIKPHLMSQDLPEDWDKQPVKVLVGKNFEEVAFDENKNVFVEFYAPWCGHCKQLAPIWDKLGETYSDHENIVIAKMDSTANEVEAVKIHSFPTLKFFPAGSGRNVIDYNGERTLEGFKKFLESGGQDGAAADDDLEDLETDEETDLEEGDDDEQKVQKDEL